One Mesorhizobium loti genomic window carries:
- a CDS encoding excinuclease ABC subunit B — MAKSPDKRTPPTADADRAAPKRRSPLTDFLDASEPLHRGGFAEMPQPELSGTPLTGSIADWAEQIEQEAEREGRQIGKGDGGKSPKPSKKIPERSAAPGRTARGTSMGGAATARERAAAGLNPVAGLDVSLEEAETMTSSGVTATVAALSALIESGNPLHKDGVLWTPHRPARPEKSEGGIAIKMVSDFEPAGDQPTAIKDLVEGVDNNDRTQVLLGVTGSGKTFTMAKVIEETQRPALILAPNKTLAAQLYSEFKKFFPDNAVEYFVSYYDYYQPEAYVPRTDTFIEKESSINEQIDRMRHSATRSLLERDDVIIVASVSCIYGIGSVETYTAMTFQMQIGDRLDQRALLADLVAQQYKRQDINFVRGSFRVRGDTIEIFPAHLEDRAWRISMFGDEIEQITEFDPLTGQKTGELKSVKIYANSHYVTPRPTLNQAIKSIKEELKQRLVELERAGRLLEAQRLEQRTRFDLEMLEATGSCAGIENYSRYLTGRQPGDPPPTLFEYIPDNALVFIDESHVTVPQIGGMYRGDFRRKATLAEYGFRLPSCMDNRPLRFEEWDAMRPLSVAVSATPGSWEMEQAGGVFAEQVIRPTGLIDPPVEVRPAKSQVDDVVGEIRETTAAGYRTLVTVLTKRMAEDLTEYLHEQGVRVRYMHSDIDTLERIEILRDLRLGAFDVLVGINLLREGLDIPECGFVAILDADKEGFLRSETSLIQTIGRAARNVDGKVILYADQVTGSMERAMAETNRRREKQMEWNAANGITPESVKSRISDILDSVYEKDHVRADISQFTDSAGAMMGNNLKAHLDAMEKQMRDAAANLDFEKAARIRDEIRRLREMELSISEDPLAKYADMESPVSGREKGKHNKGVAKHRTAEEQERFRKLDEARAAEEAARAARTNLFRKPALDEMGADGAVPLKKPLFAKPSIDDMGPGTDMPTPAGAVSRSLFKKQSAEEAHGSDFGIPGEPVKPLFKKNSLDEMTVRRTEKPVEGKVPAKPQPTSPLAGEMSGRTEGGAKERDDSLKPIVRQRAGIGSYEDPGDARREKRRPGKTGRPGK, encoded by the coding sequence ATGGCCAAATCCCCCGATAAAAGAACGCCGCCGACGGCGGATGCCGACCGCGCCGCGCCGAAGCGGCGCAGCCCGCTGACCGATTTCCTGGACGCCTCGGAGCCGCTGCACAGAGGCGGCTTCGCCGAGATGCCGCAGCCCGAACTGTCGGGCACGCCGCTGACCGGTTCGATCGCCGACTGGGCCGAGCAGATCGAACAGGAGGCAGAACGCGAAGGCCGCCAGATCGGCAAGGGCGACGGCGGCAAATCGCCAAAGCCGTCGAAGAAGATCCCCGAACGCTCCGCCGCGCCCGGACGCACCGCGCGCGGCACCTCGATGGGCGGCGCGGCCACCGCTCGCGAACGCGCGGCGGCGGGCCTCAATCCGGTCGCCGGCCTCGATGTTTCGCTGGAAGAAGCCGAGACGATGACGTCGAGCGGCGTCACCGCGACGGTCGCCGCTCTGTCGGCGCTGATCGAATCCGGCAATCCGCTGCACAAGGATGGCGTGCTGTGGACGCCGCACCGCCCTGCCCGGCCGGAAAAATCCGAAGGCGGCATCGCCATCAAGATGGTGTCGGATTTCGAACCGGCCGGCGACCAGCCGACCGCGATCAAGGATCTGGTCGAAGGCGTCGACAACAACGACCGCACCCAGGTACTACTCGGCGTCACCGGCTCCGGCAAAACCTTCACCATGGCCAAGGTGATCGAGGAGACGCAGCGTCCCGCTCTGATCCTGGCGCCTAACAAGACGCTGGCAGCGCAGCTCTATTCCGAGTTCAAGAAATTCTTCCCCGACAATGCGGTGGAATATTTCGTCTCCTACTACGACTATTACCAGCCGGAAGCCTACGTCCCGCGCACCGACACCTTCATCGAGAAGGAATCCTCGATCAACGAACAGATCGACCGCATGCGCCATTCGGCGACGCGCTCGCTGCTTGAGCGCGACGACGTCATCATCGTCGCCTCGGTGTCCTGCATCTACGGTATCGGCTCGGTCGAGACCTATACGGCGATGACCTTCCAGATGCAGATCGGCGACCGGCTCGACCAGCGTGCGCTGCTCGCCGACCTCGTCGCTCAGCAGTACAAGCGCCAGGACATCAACTTCGTCCGCGGCTCGTTTCGCGTGCGCGGCGACACGATCGAGATCTTCCCGGCCCACCTTGAGGACCGCGCCTGGCGCATCTCGATGTTCGGCGACGAGATCGAGCAGATCACTGAATTCGACCCGCTCACCGGCCAGAAAACCGGCGAACTGAAAAGCGTGAAAATCTACGCCAACTCCCACTATGTGACGCCGCGCCCGACGCTGAACCAGGCGATCAAGTCGATCAAGGAAGAGCTCAAGCAGCGGCTGGTGGAACTGGAGCGCGCCGGCCGCCTGCTGGAAGCGCAGCGGCTGGAACAGCGCACCCGCTTCGACCTCGAAATGCTGGAAGCCACCGGCTCCTGCGCCGGCATCGAGAACTACTCGCGCTATCTCACCGGCCGTCAGCCCGGCGATCCGCCACCGACCTTGTTCGAATACATTCCGGACAATGCGCTGGTCTTCATCGATGAGAGCCATGTCACCGTGCCGCAGATAGGCGGCATGTATCGCGGCGACTTCAGGCGCAAGGCGACGCTGGCCGAATATGGCTTCCGCTTGCCCTCCTGCATGGACAACCGGCCGCTGCGCTTCGAGGAATGGGACGCCATGCGCCCGCTCTCCGTCGCCGTCTCGGCGACGCCGGGCAGTTGGGAGATGGAACAGGCCGGCGGCGTCTTCGCCGAGCAGGTCATCCGCCCGACCGGCCTGATCGACCCGCCGGTCGAGGTGCGCCCAGCGAAAAGCCAGGTCGACGATGTCGTCGGTGAGATCCGCGAGACCACCGCCGCCGGCTACCGCACGCTGGTCACGGTGCTGACCAAGCGCATGGCCGAGGATTTGACGGAGTACCTGCACGAGCAGGGCGTGCGCGTGCGCTACATGCACTCCGACATCGACACGCTCGAGCGCATCGAGATCCTGCGCGATTTGCGCCTCGGCGCCTTCGACGTGCTGGTCGGCATCAACCTTCTGCGCGAGGGCCTCGACATCCCCGAATGCGGCTTCGTCGCCATTCTCGACGCCGACAAGGAAGGATTCCTGCGTTCGGAGACCTCGCTGATCCAGACCATCGGCCGCGCCGCCCGCAACGTCGACGGCAAGGTCATCCTCTATGCCGACCAGGTCACCGGCTCGATGGAACGGGCGATGGCCGAGACCAACCGCCGCCGCGAGAAGCAGATGGAGTGGAACGCCGCCAACGGCATCACGCCGGAATCGGTCAAGTCGCGCATCTCCGACATTCTCGATTCGGTCTACGAGAAGGACCACGTCCGCGCCGACATCTCGCAGTTCACCGACAGCGCCGGCGCCATGATGGGCAACAACCTCAAGGCCCATCTGGACGCCATGGAGAAGCAGATGCGCGACGCCGCCGCCAATCTCGACTTCGAGAAGGCAGCCCGCATCCGCGACGAGATCAGGCGCCTGCGCGAGATGGAACTGTCCATCTCCGAAGACCCGCTGGCCAAATATGCCGACATGGAAAGCCCGGTCTCGGGCCGCGAGAAGGGCAAGCACAACAAGGGCGTGGCCAAACACCGTACGGCAGAAGAACAGGAGCGTTTCCGCAAGCTCGACGAAGCCCGTGCCGCCGAAGAGGCGGCCAGGGCTGCCCGGACCAACCTCTTCCGCAAGCCGGCGCTTGACGAGATGGGCGCCGACGGCGCCGTGCCGTTGAAGAAGCCGCTATTCGCCAAACCTTCAATTGACGACATGGGCCCCGGCACCGACATGCCGACGCCGGCAGGCGCCGTGTCACGCTCGCTGTTCAAGAAACAGTCGGCCGAAGAGGCGCATGGCTCCGACTTCGGCATTCCCGGCGAGCCCGTCAAACCGCTGTTCAAGAAGAATTCGCTGGACGAGATGACGGTGCGGCGAACGGAAAAGCCGGTAGAAGGAAAAGTGCCGGCGAAGCCCCAGCCGACCTCCCCCCTCGCGGGGGAGATGTCCGGCAGGACAGAGGGGGGCGCGAAGGAACGCGACGATTCCCTCAAGCCAATCGTTCGCCAGCGCGCCGGCATCGGCTCTTACGAAGACCCAGGCGATGCCCGCCGCGAGAAGCGCAGGCCGGGCAAGACGGGACGGCCGGGGAAGTAG
- a CDS encoding ABC transporter ATP-binding protein, which yields MALISLKSLGVTMSAPLFAHLDLTIGTGDRLGIVAANGRGKSTLLKCLTGEMEPTSGDITRTRGLRVGHVEQAVPPALLGRTFHQVVADALPPDQADSEMWRVDVVLDSLDVPEPMRGREMRALSGGWQRLALIARVWVTDPDVLLLDEPTNHLDLARISQLESWLSALPREVPVIIASHDRAFLDATTNRTLFLRPEQSPVFALPYSRARQALDEVDASTARKFERDMKVAQQLRKQAAKLNNIGINSGSDLLTVKTRQLKERAEKLEEAAVSAHREKSAGAIKLANRGIHAKVLITLDDAAVQTPDGTLLFRTGKRHICQGDRIVLLGRNGVGKSRFVSLIRNAVVEPDTVANVKVTPSTVLGYSDQALSGIGGDDTPLAMVSRRYDVGEQRARSLLAGAGVVIEMQEKKIGVLSGGQKARLMMLALRLANPNFYLLDEPTNHLDIDGQEALEEELLKHQASCVLASHDRSFIRAIGNRFWLIEKRRLTEVEDPEDFFREVAEGTS from the coding sequence ATGGCCCTGATCAGCCTCAAATCCCTCGGCGTCACCATGAGTGCGCCGCTTTTCGCGCACCTCGACCTCACCATCGGCACTGGCGACCGGCTCGGCATCGTCGCCGCCAATGGCCGTGGCAAGTCGACCTTGCTGAAATGCCTGACCGGCGAGATGGAACCGACCTCCGGCGACATCACCCGCACGCGCGGCCTGCGCGTCGGCCATGTCGAGCAGGCCGTTCCCCCTGCCCTGCTTGGCCGCACCTTCCATCAGGTGGTTGCCGATGCCTTGCCGCCGGATCAGGCCGACAGCGAGATGTGGCGCGTCGACGTGGTGCTGGATTCGCTCGACGTGCCCGAGCCGATGCGCGGCCGGGAAATGCGGGCGCTGAGCGGCGGCTGGCAGAGGCTGGCGCTGATCGCCCGCGTCTGGGTCACCGATCCCGACGTGCTGCTGCTTGACGAGCCGACCAACCATCTCGACCTTGCCCGCATCAGCCAGTTGGAAAGCTGGCTGAGCGCCCTGCCGCGCGAAGTGCCTGTTATCATCGCCAGCCACGATCGCGCCTTCCTCGACGCCACCACCAACCGGACTCTGTTCCTGCGCCCGGAACAATCGCCGGTGTTTGCGCTGCCCTACTCCCGCGCCAGGCAGGCGCTCGACGAGGTCGACGCCTCGACGGCGCGCAAATTCGAGCGCGACATGAAGGTCGCCCAGCAGTTGCGAAAGCAAGCCGCCAAGCTCAACAACATCGGCATCAATTCCGGCAGCGACCTGTTGACGGTGAAAACCAGGCAGCTCAAGGAACGGGCGGAAAAGCTGGAAGAGGCGGCGGTATCAGCGCATCGCGAGAAATCGGCCGGCGCAATAAAACTGGCCAATCGCGGCATCCACGCCAAGGTGCTGATCACGCTCGACGACGCAGCCGTCCAAACGCCGGACGGCACGCTGCTGTTCAGGACCGGCAAGCGCCACATCTGCCAGGGCGACCGCATCGTTCTGCTCGGCCGCAACGGCGTCGGCAAGTCGCGCTTCGTCAGCCTGATCCGCAACGCCGTGGTCGAGCCCGACACGGTCGCGAATGTGAAGGTGACGCCGTCGACGGTGCTCGGCTACAGCGATCAGGCGCTGTCCGGCATCGGCGGTGACGACACACCGCTGGCGATGGTATCGCGCCGCTACGATGTCGGCGAACAGCGCGCCCGCTCGCTGCTTGCCGGCGCCGGTGTGGTCATCGAGATGCAGGAGAAAAAGATCGGCGTGCTGTCCGGCGGGCAGAAGGCGCGGCTGATGATGCTGGCGCTGAGGCTCGCCAACCCCAACTTCTATCTGCTCGACGAGCCGACCAACCATCTCGATATCGATGGCCAGGAAGCGCTGGAGGAAGAATTGCTCAAGCACCAGGCAAGCTGCGTCCTCGCCTCGCACGACCGCTCCTTCATCCGCGCCATCGGCAACCGCTTCTGGCTGATCGAGAAGCGGCGCTTGACCGAGGTCGAAGACCCCGAGGACTTTTTCCGCGAAGTGGCTGAAGGCACCAGTTAG
- a CDS encoding plasmid maintenance system killer protein, whose translation MIRSFKDKTSEAVSNGKAPKGFPSDLVRAAQRKLFMIDNATELSDLKTPPGNRLEPLKGNRAGQHSIRINDQFRVCFRWADGQAEDVEITDYH comes from the coding sequence ATGATACGCTCGTTCAAGGACAAGACCAGTGAGGCAGTTTCGAACGGCAAGGCTCCGAAGGGATTTCCCTCGGACCTTGTCCGAGCGGCCCAACGGAAACTGTTCATGATCGACAACGCGACCGAGCTGTCGGACCTGAAGACGCCTCCAGGCAACAGGCTTGAGCCTCTGAAAGGCAACCGCGCCGGCCAGCATTCGATCCGCATCAACGACCAGTTTCGCGTGTGCTTTCGTTGGGCAGATGGGCAAGCCGAGGATGTCGAAATCACCGACTACCATTGA
- a CDS encoding addiction module antidote protein, with product MLNITPPIHPGEILREEYLIPLGLKPYTLAKKLHVPRTRIERLASEATPVTPDTALRLAKFFGTTPQFWMNMQASYDLAVEGEAKKADLETIERMAAA from the coding sequence ATGCTGAACATCACCCCCCCTATCCATCCCGGAGAAATTCTCCGTGAAGAGTATCTCATCCCGCTTGGGTTGAAGCCCTACACACTGGCCAAAAAGCTGCACGTGCCGCGCACGCGCATCGAGCGCCTGGCCAGCGAGGCGACACCGGTGACGCCCGACACCGCACTGCGCCTTGCCAAGTTTTTCGGAACCACGCCGCAATTCTGGATGAACATGCAGGCGAGCTACGACCTTGCCGTGGAGGGAGAGGCCAAGAAAGCCGACCTTGAAACGATCGAGCGCATGGCCGCTGCTTAA
- a CDS encoding glutathione S-transferase produces MILYYQTHSPFARKALVFAHEAGIADRLEVIHHETSPTLRNARVYAENPLGKVPVLLRLGASALFDSDVICAYLDTLHDGRKLLPQDGEARWQALRLQSVAQGLAQTGIALRWETERRPEPLRYGALAQGYRDKIEASYDWIESTMDDAPLHVGHVALATTLSWMAFRQLPSFRTRARLTGWFEAFERRASMRATPLSGETHD; encoded by the coding sequence ATGATCCTCTATTACCAGACGCACTCACCTTTCGCCCGCAAGGCGCTCGTCTTCGCGCATGAGGCCGGCATTGCCGATCGGCTCGAGGTCATTCATCACGAGACCAGTCCGACCTTGCGCAACGCTCGCGTCTACGCCGAAAACCCGCTCGGCAAAGTGCCGGTGCTGCTGCGGCTGGGCGCATCGGCGCTCTTCGATTCCGACGTGATCTGTGCCTATCTCGACACGCTGCATGACGGCCGCAAGCTTTTGCCGCAAGACGGCGAGGCGCGCTGGCAGGCATTGCGGCTGCAGTCGGTCGCCCAAGGCTTGGCGCAGACGGGCATCGCCTTGCGCTGGGAGACCGAAAGGAGGCCCGAACCACTGCGCTACGGCGCTCTTGCGCAGGGATACCGGGACAAGATCGAGGCGAGCTACGACTGGATCGAAAGCACGATGGACGACGCGCCGCTGCATGTCGGCCATGTTGCGCTTGCCACCACGCTGTCCTGGATGGCGTTCCGCCAGCTTCCGTCGTTTCGCACGCGGGCGCGGCTGACGGGCTGGTTCGAAGCTTTCGAAAGGCGCGCGTCGATGCGGGCGACGCCGCTTTCGGGCGAGACGCATGATTGA
- a CDS encoding Glyoxalase/bleomycin resistance protein/dioxygenase protein/dioxygenase, translating into MTDQTPVQPRAEVLGGLTPYLQVDGAFKAADFYKKAFGADQVFAYPADEKGRTMHIHLHVNGSTLMLGDAYPEHGHPHKPAQGYTLQLHLDDGDIDSWWQRAVDAGCEVVTPLQVMFWGDRWGQLNDPFGVAWAMNAPVK; encoded by the coding sequence ATGACTGACCAGACCCCCGTTCAGCCCAGGGCAGAAGTGCTCGGCGGATTGACCCCCTATCTGCAGGTGGACGGCGCCTTCAAGGCTGCCGATTTCTACAAGAAGGCCTTCGGCGCCGACCAGGTCTTTGCCTATCCGGCGGACGAAAAAGGCCGCACCATGCATATCCATCTCCACGTCAACGGCTCGACGCTGATGCTGGGCGATGCCTATCCCGAGCACGGCCATCCGCATAAGCCGGCGCAAGGCTACACGCTGCAGCTCCATCTCGACGATGGCGACATCGACAGCTGGTGGCAGCGCGCCGTCGATGCCGGCTGCGAAGTGGTCACGCCGTTGCAGGTGATGTTCTGGGGCGACCGCTGGGGCCAGTTGAACGATCCGTTCGGCGTCGCCTGGGCGATGAACGCGCCGGTGAAGTAG
- a CDS encoding riboflavin biosynthesis protein ribD: MRKLIVFNSISLDGYFTDGHGAMDWAHSQDPEWNAFVADNAKGGGMLVLGRVTYDLMIQFWPTPMAAQIAPVVAERMNAMPKIVFSRTLDTASWNNTELVKSGPAAKLRELKQHPGNHMTILGSGNLVAQLAEENLIDEYQFVIVPIMLGAGRTMFEGIGNRLNVKLARSQAFGNGNIFLRYEQKPQAG; the protein is encoded by the coding sequence ATGCGCAAGCTGATCGTATTCAACAGCATCTCGCTCGACGGCTATTTTACCGACGGGCACGGCGCCATGGACTGGGCGCACAGCCAGGATCCGGAATGGAACGCGTTCGTCGCCGACAATGCCAAGGGCGGTGGCATGCTGGTGCTGGGCCGCGTTACCTACGACCTGATGATCCAGTTCTGGCCGACGCCGATGGCGGCCCAAATCGCACCGGTGGTGGCCGAACGCATGAACGCCATGCCGAAGATCGTGTTTTCCCGCACGCTCGACACGGCGAGTTGGAACAACACCGAGTTGGTCAAAAGCGGGCCGGCCGCGAAGCTTCGGGAGCTGAAGCAGCACCCGGGCAACCACATGACAATCCTGGGAAGCGGCAATCTCGTCGCTCAATTGGCCGAGGAGAATTTGATCGACGAATACCAGTTTGTCATCGTGCCGATCATGCTTGGCGCCGGCAGGACGATGTTCGAAGGCATCGGCAATCGGCTCAACGTGAAGCTGGCCCGGTCGCAAGCCTTCGGCAACGGCAACATCTTCCTGCGCTATGAGCAGAAGCCGCAGGCCGGCTAA
- a CDS encoding sulfotransferase yields the protein MGAGARSGAGGQPPLGLDQYVQQALQLHQAGRRQEAETIYRQVLARQPKHAAAAHFLGLLLHQTGRSEEGLELLEQSVSLQPTNADFLNNFGTVMRDLGRVDAAIDFFRGAVDLRPEQLAARDNLGSSLKQLGRFEEAEEIYRGTVARNPFHVRARIGLAETLQEAGRLDEALAVFREALTIRPKDAELLHGLGVGMMEKGKLDEAADLFRQALAINPGMATAWLMLTQVKRQKERDAELAGMEAQHAKAPPDSLARMQLSFGLGKANDDLKDYNKAFDYFAEGNAIRRKGINYDPVRTRAEFEAMKTVFDAGFFERHRQSPITDDAPIFVVGMPRSGTTLVEQIIASHPKVYGAGELSILKKAVGKQFPANMPGGFPWGVSDTDDADFAEAGQAYLDMLHARYPHISHVTDKMPGNFLLIGFIHMMMPKARIIHCARDAVATCLSIYKVHFRGDSHRYGYDLGELADFHNLYTDIMAHWHKVLPGVVHDVRYEDFVADQEAQSRALIDYLGLPWDDAVLSFHQTDRPVRTASAAQVRQPMYQGSVDLWKRYGDRLKPLLDKLD from the coding sequence ATGGGTGCGGGAGCGAGGTCTGGTGCGGGCGGACAGCCGCCGCTGGGCCTCGACCAATATGTGCAGCAGGCGCTGCAACTGCATCAGGCCGGGCGCCGGCAAGAAGCCGAAACAATCTACCGGCAAGTCCTGGCGCGTCAGCCCAAACACGCGGCGGCTGCGCATTTCCTGGGGCTGCTGCTGCACCAGACCGGGCGCAGCGAAGAGGGGCTGGAACTCCTCGAACAATCGGTGAGCCTGCAGCCGACGAATGCCGACTTCCTCAACAATTTCGGCACGGTGATGCGTGATCTCGGCCGTGTCGACGCGGCAATCGACTTCTTCCGTGGCGCGGTGGATCTGCGGCCGGAGCAGCTTGCTGCGCGCGACAATCTCGGCTCGTCGCTGAAGCAGCTCGGCCGGTTCGAGGAAGCCGAAGAGATCTATCGCGGCACGGTCGCACGCAATCCCTTCCATGTGCGCGCCCGCATCGGACTTGCCGAAACCCTGCAGGAAGCCGGACGCCTGGACGAGGCGCTGGCGGTTTTTCGCGAAGCGCTGACCATCCGCCCCAAGGATGCCGAGCTGCTGCACGGGCTCGGCGTCGGGATGATGGAAAAGGGCAAGCTCGACGAGGCCGCCGACCTGTTCCGGCAGGCGCTGGCGATCAACCCCGGCATGGCCACCGCCTGGCTGATGCTGACGCAGGTCAAGCGCCAGAAGGAGCGCGATGCCGAATTGGCCGGGATGGAGGCCCAGCATGCCAAGGCGCCGCCGGACAGCCTGGCACGCATGCAGCTGTCCTTCGGCCTCGGCAAGGCCAATGACGATTTGAAGGACTACAACAAGGCCTTCGACTACTTTGCCGAAGGCAATGCCATTCGCCGCAAGGGGATCAACTATGATCCCGTCAGGACACGCGCCGAATTCGAGGCGATGAAGACGGTGTTCGATGCCGGCTTCTTCGAAAGACACAGGCAGAGCCCGATCACCGATGACGCGCCGATCTTCGTCGTCGGCATGCCGCGTTCGGGCACGACGCTGGTCGAGCAGATCATCGCCAGCCATCCCAAGGTCTATGGCGCCGGCGAGCTCAGCATCCTGAAGAAGGCGGTCGGCAAGCAGTTCCCGGCCAACATGCCGGGCGGCTTTCCCTGGGGCGTATCGGATACGGACGATGCGGATTTCGCCGAGGCAGGCCAGGCCTATCTCGACATGCTGCATGCCCGCTATCCGCATATCAGCCACGTCACCGACAAGATGCCGGGCAACTTCCTGCTTATCGGCTTCATCCACATGATGATGCCGAAGGCCAGGATCATCCACTGTGCCCGCGATGCGGTGGCAACCTGCCTGTCGATCTACAAGGTGCATTTCCGCGGCGATAGCCACCGCTATGGCTACGACCTCGGCGAGCTCGCCGACTTCCACAATCTCTACACCGACATCATGGCGCATTGGCACAAGGTGCTGCCCGGCGTCGTGCACGATGTGCGCTACGAGGATTTCGTCGCCGATCAGGAAGCGCAAAGCCGGGCGCTCATCGACTATCTCGGCCTGCCATGGGACGATGCCGTGCTGTCGTTCCATCAGACCGACCGGCCGGTGCGCACGGCGTCCGCCGCGCAGGTGCGCCAGCCGATGTATCAAGGCTCGGTCGATTTGTGGAAGCGTTATGGAGACCGGCTGAAGCCGCTGCTCGACAAACTGGACTGA
- a CDS encoding cold shock protein — protein MTTGTVKFYNGQKGFGFIQPADGGKDVFVHVSALERAGFPGLAEGQKLQFELERDGKGRESAANLQLI, from the coding sequence ATGACCACCGGAACCGTGAAGTTCTACAATGGCCAGAAGGGTTTTGGCTTCATTCAGCCGGCCGATGGCGGCAAGGACGTTTTCGTTCATGTCAGCGCGCTGGAGCGTGCCGGCTTCCCCGGCCTCGCGGAAGGCCAGAAGCTGCAGTTCGAACTGGAACGTGACGGCAAGGGCCGCGAGTCGGCCGCCAATCTGCAACTGATCTGA
- a CDS encoding protease inhibitor Kazal-type produces the protein MKFLASIFSRQGVAVLFLSTLLAACTVVVDDGPGPRPRPPRPEPEFCTRQYEPVCARRGGDRQTFANACLADRAGYRIVRDGPCRGDGDGSGGGGEEQTFCTREYAPVCARRHGEERTFPNACEARAADYRIVGDGPC, from the coding sequence ATGAAATTCCTGGCGTCAATTTTCTCGCGGCAAGGGGTTGCCGTGCTGTTCCTGTCGACGCTTCTGGCCGCATGCACCGTCGTCGTCGATGACGGGCCCGGACCACGCCCGCGTCCGCCGCGTCCCGAACCGGAATTCTGCACCAGGCAATATGAGCCGGTCTGCGCCCGGCGCGGCGGCGACCGCCAGACCTTCGCCAATGCCTGCCTTGCCGACCGTGCCGGCTACCGCATCGTGCGCGACGGCCCGTGCCGCGGCGACGGTGATGGCAGTGGCGGTGGCGGTGAAGAGCAGACGTTCTGCACCCGCGAATACGCGCCCGTCTGCGCCCGCAGGCACGGCGAGGAGCGCACTTTCCCCAATGCCTGCGAAGCCCGCGCCGCGGATTACCGCATCGTTGGCGACGGGCCGTGCTGA
- a CDS encoding cold shock protein produces MAQTGTVKFFNATKGFGFITPDGGAKDVFVHISAIEASGLRTLVDGQKVTFDVEPDRMGKGPKAVNLRAA; encoded by the coding sequence ATGGCCCAGACCGGCACCGTTAAATTCTTCAACGCTACCAAAGGCTTCGGTTTCATCACGCCCGACGGCGGCGCCAAGGACGTGTTCGTCCACATTTCCGCGATCGAGGCATCGGGCCTGCGCACGCTCGTCGACGGCCAGAAGGTCACCTTCGACGTCGAGCCGGACCGCATGGGCAAGGGCCCGAAGGCGGTCAACCTCCGCGCTGCCTGA
- a CDS encoding cold shock protein, translating to MPQTGTVKFFNHAKGFGFITPDDGAKDVFVHISAVQASGLPGLEDGQKVTFDTEPDKRGKGPKAVNLSVG from the coding sequence ATGCCGCAGACCGGCACCGTCAAATTCTTCAACCATGCCAAAGGCTTCGGCTTCATCACGCCGGACGATGGCGCGAAGGATGTCTTCGTCCATATTTCGGCCGTGCAGGCGTCAGGTCTTCCCGGTCTCGAAGATGGGCAGAAAGTAACGTTCGACACCGAGCCGGACAAGCGCGGCAAGGGACCCAAGGCCGTCAACCTGTCTGTCGGCTGA
- a CDS encoding BA14K family protein, producing MNRIFKTAVLSAAMAATMLVALPAANADEWRHHRHHGNGDAIAAGVLGLAAGALIGGALANDRPPPDANRYYDDGYYNDGYYDREVRVRPAPVRRYYVEPRVVYADRYAEPWTRDWYEYCSDRYRTFNSRTGTFTGNDGEQHFCTAN from the coding sequence ATGAACAGAATTTTCAAGACAGCCGTGCTGTCCGCCGCCATGGCGGCCACCATGCTTGTGGCCCTGCCCGCGGCCAACGCCGATGAATGGCGCCATCACCGCCACCACGGCAACGGCGATGCCATCGCCGCCGGCGTGCTTGGCCTCGCCGCCGGCGCCCTGATCGGTGGCGCGCTGGCCAATGACCGGCCACCGCCTGACGCTAACCGCTACTACGATGACGGTTACTACAATGACGGTTACTACGATCGTGAGGTGCGGGTTCGCCCGGCTCCGGTCCGCCGCTACTATGTGGAGCCGCGGGTGGTTTACGCCGACCGTTATGCCGAACCGTGGACGCGCGACTGGTACGAGTACTGCTCGGACCGCTACCGTACCTTCAACTCCCGCACCGGCACCTTCACCGGCAATGACGGCGAGCAGCATTTCTGCACGGCAAACTGA